The sequence below is a genomic window from Draconibacterium halophilum.
ACTGAAAAAAGACGAGTACCATCTTTTCCGACAGATCTTCAATATAATTTTTGAATCGATGCCCAAACCCGACTTGTATGTTTACCTCCATTCAGATGTCGACCGCCTGATGGAAAACATAAAAATGCGCGGTCGGGATTATGAACAAAACATGGATTCTGATTACCTGAAAAAAATCGAAGTCGGATACTTTAACTTTTTTAAACAAATTTCCTCCTTTCCCATTCTGATTGTTGACATTAATGGCATCGATTTTGTCAAAAATCCTGACCATTATCAGCGATTAAAAACCGCTATTTTCAATAGCGATTATAAATTAGGGGTAAACCGTCTGATATTAGGATAAAAACTTGGCCTGCAGCTTTCAAATATTAAAAAGCTTTCTATTTTTGTCTGCCGAATGTGAATTTTTAATTTAAGTGTAAATAATGTCTGTTATGAGAAGAATCAACTTTAAACCTTACGCCTTGTTTGTTGGTGTTGCGGTTTTACTGTCTGGATGTTCCGGACTTAACAAAATGAAGAAAAATGCCGATCAAATTAACTTCAAAGTTACTCCGGAGGTGCTTGAAGCACACGCCGGTGAAGTTGACTTAGCAATCGACACCCGTTTCCCCGCCAAATACTTCAATAAAAAAGTAACCTTAACAGCCACGCCGGTACTAAAATACGAAGGTGGCGAAACCGCTTATCAACCGGTATCTGTTCAGGGTGAAAACGTTGAAGCCAACAATAAAGTAATTAGCTACAACGGAGGTAATGTAAGTTACAAAGATGC
It includes:
- a CDS encoding deoxynucleoside kinase, with translation MQFLVIEGNIGAGKSTLSRMIAEDYNAKLVLEQFADNPFLPKFYKDKERYSFPLELSFLADRYNQIKNEVLNLDLFHSFMVADYYFAKTAIFAENTLKKDEYHLFRQIFNIIFESMPKPDLYVYLHSDVDRLMENIKMRGRDYEQNMDSDYLKKIEVGYFNFFKQISSFPILIVDINGIDFVKNPDHYQRLKTAIFNSDYKLGVNRLILG